The DNA region ACCAGAACCAACTTGCATGGCGCCTTTGTTTACTGTGCTTTTGCCAATAACTTCTAAGTTTAGAATTCCTTTAATCCACTCTAATTCTACCTCTGTAGTTAATGGATTTACAACGCATCCTTTGTTTGTAGCAACACCATTAGATCCTACTGTAGGTAATTCACAGAAATTTCCAACACCTACTTTAACCTTAAGTATTTTTTCTACATCTTTTTTAAGATTTGAAATTTCTTTCGAAATAATGCATCCATAGTCATTAGCGAGTATTAAATTTCCGAATGCAGTATTATTTGATTTCACAATACTGACATTTATATTTAAATCGTGTTCTTGGATGAAATTTTCAACTTTTAAAAATTCATCTTTTAAGGTAATTTCTGGTAGTATTAACCCATTGGAATTTCCCACACATAATGAACCTATCAATGAGCTATCTGCTATTTTTGTTTGGAGTATTGGAATACCCAATATTTCCTCAAATTTTTCAATGGTGTCTTTTTCCAAATCTATTGGGAAGATACCATATTTTTCAGTAGCTATGGCCTGAATTCCTATGTTTGATACGCCAGAAAATAATGTTTTATATATCATAAATTATCCCAACTAATATTTTAAGAATATCTTTATTTAATAG from Methanococcus voltae includes:
- a CDS encoding translation initiation factor IF-6, producing MIYKTLFSGVSNIGIQAIATEKYGIFPIDLEKDTIEKFEEILGIPILQTKIADSSLIGSLCVGNSNGLILPEITLKDEFLKVENFIQEHDLNINVSIVKSNNTAFGNLILANDYGCIISKEISNLKKDVEKILKVKVGVGNFCELPTVGSNGVATNKGCVVNPLTTEVELEWIKGILNLEVIGKSTVNKGAMQVGSGIVANSNGALVGVETTGPEILRIEEYLDLID